A window of the Streptomyces sp. NBC_00250 genome harbors these coding sequences:
- a CDS encoding RelA/SpoT family protein, giving the protein MSAEATNPVSAAEAAVTDATARRRGRARIDLRRIGRAALLGATAGPAPRDRLPDAISHVAEAHRAHHPDADLMVLRRAYVLAESSHRGQFRKSGEPYITHPLAVTLILAELGAETTTLTASLLHDTVEDTEVTLDQVRREFGDEVAYLVDGVTKVEKIDYGAAAEPETFRKMLVATGNDVRVMSIKLADRLHNMRTLGVMRPEKQARIAKVTRDVLIPLAERLGVQALKTELEDLVFAILHPEEYETTRALIAGNPHAGDALGAVAEQVSTVLREADIGAEVLVRPRHFVSVHRVRLKRGELRGCDFGRLLVLVAEDADCYAVLGELHTCFTPVISEFKDFIAAPKFNLYQSLHTAIAAPDGAVAEVLIRTHRMHKVAEAGVVALGNPHPGQDTTGQPAGTGGGKGSEGGDTGALAALPTSADEPGTTASADGAEDGERVDPTRPGWLSRLLDWQQAAPDPDTFWTSLRADLAEDDEITVFRADGSAPGTISLPAGASCIDAAYAQHGDAAHACLGARVNGRLAPLSTVLGDGDTVQLLLAQDTVSGPSPEWLDHARTPAARIAITGWLRAHPESTAPPAATTGTRPQAGVTADHRSGAELHADLEGEPRASVRPAGCCTPVPPDKITGFRVRGGSVTVHRTGCSAVDTMRRLGRDPVAVRWGDTAQGRVTLVAESFGRPGLLADLTEAIAVAGAAVVSATVEPPSEQLVRHTYTLHLPDVARLAALMRAMRDVPGVYDVSRARHRSPEPRRA; this is encoded by the coding sequence ATGAGCGCAGAGGCCACCAACCCTGTGAGCGCGGCGGAAGCCGCCGTCACCGATGCGACCGCCCGCAGACGCGGACGCGCCCGGATCGACCTGCGCCGGATCGGCCGCGCCGCCCTGCTCGGCGCCACCGCCGGACCGGCGCCCCGTGACCGGCTGCCCGACGCGATCAGCCATGTCGCGGAGGCGCACCGCGCCCACCATCCCGATGCCGACCTCATGGTGCTGCGGCGGGCGTACGTACTCGCGGAGTCCTCGCACCGCGGCCAGTTCCGCAAGAGCGGCGAGCCGTACATCACCCACCCGCTCGCGGTGACCCTGATCCTCGCCGAACTCGGCGCGGAGACCACCACCCTGACCGCGTCCCTCCTCCACGACACCGTCGAGGACACCGAGGTGACGCTCGATCAGGTACGCCGGGAGTTCGGCGACGAGGTCGCCTATCTCGTCGACGGCGTCACCAAGGTGGAGAAGATCGACTACGGCGCCGCGGCCGAGCCGGAGACCTTCCGCAAGATGCTCGTCGCCACCGGCAACGACGTCCGGGTGATGTCGATCAAGCTCGCCGACCGGCTCCACAACATGCGCACCCTCGGGGTGATGCGGCCCGAGAAACAGGCGAGGATCGCCAAGGTCACCCGGGACGTCCTCATCCCGCTGGCCGAACGGCTCGGGGTCCAGGCCCTCAAGACCGAGCTTGAGGACCTCGTCTTCGCCATCCTCCACCCGGAGGAGTACGAGACCACCCGGGCGCTCATCGCCGGCAACCCGCACGCGGGCGACGCGCTGGGCGCCGTCGCCGAACAGGTGTCGACGGTCCTGCGCGAGGCGGACATCGGCGCCGAAGTCCTCGTCCGCCCCCGGCACTTCGTCTCCGTCCACCGGGTCCGCCTCAAGCGCGGCGAGCTGCGCGGCTGTGACTTCGGCCGCCTCCTCGTCCTGGTCGCCGAGGACGCCGACTGCTACGCGGTCCTGGGCGAGCTGCACACCTGCTTCACCCCGGTGATCTCCGAGTTCAAGGACTTCATCGCGGCCCCCAAGTTCAACCTGTACCAGTCCCTGCACACCGCGATCGCCGCCCCCGACGGCGCCGTGGCCGAGGTCCTCATCCGCACCCACCGGATGCACAAGGTGGCGGAGGCGGGAGTCGTCGCCCTCGGCAACCCGCACCCGGGTCAGGACACGACGGGCCAGCCGGCGGGAACCGGCGGCGGGAAGGGGAGCGAGGGCGGGGACACCGGCGCCCTCGCCGCGCTCCCGACGAGCGCCGACGAGCCGGGAACCACCGCTTCGGCGGACGGTGCCGAGGACGGCGAGCGCGTCGACCCCACCCGCCCCGGCTGGCTCTCCCGACTCCTCGACTGGCAGCAGGCCGCCCCCGACCCGGACACCTTCTGGACCTCGCTCCGCGCCGACCTCGCCGAGGACGACGAGATCACCGTCTTCCGCGCCGACGGCAGCGCGCCCGGCACGATCAGCCTGCCCGCCGGAGCCAGCTGCATCGACGCCGCCTACGCGCAGCACGGCGACGCCGCCCACGCCTGTCTCGGCGCGCGCGTCAACGGGCGACTCGCGCCGCTGAGCACCGTCCTCGGCGACGGGGACACCGTCCAGCTGCTGCTCGCCCAGGACACCGTGTCCGGGCCGTCCCCCGAATGGCTCGACCACGCCCGTACCCCCGCGGCCAGGATCGCGATCACCGGCTGGCTCCGGGCCCACCCCGAGAGCACCGCGCCCCCCGCCGCCACCACCGGGACCCGGCCGCAGGCCGGCGTCACCGCCGACCACCGCTCCGGCGCGGAACTCCACGCCGACCTGGAGGGCGAGCCGCGCGCCTCCGTCCGTCCGGCCGGCTGCTGCACCCCCGTACCGCCCGACAAGATCACCGGTTTCCGGGTACGCGGCGGATCGGTCACCGTCCACCGCACGGGCTGCTCCGCCGTCGACACCATGCGCAGACTGGGCCGCGACCCCGTCGCCGTGCGCTGGGGCGACACGGCCCAGGGCAGGGTCACCCTCGTCGCCGAGTCCTTCGGACGGCCCGGTCTCCTCGCCGACCTCACCGAGGCCATCGCCGTCGCCGGAGCCGCCGTCGTATCGGCGACCGTCGAGCCGCCGAGCGAACAGCTGGTCCGCCACACGTACACCCTCCACCTGCCGGACGTGGCCCGGCTCGCCGCCCTCATGCGGGCCATGCGGGACGTGCCAGGGGTGTACGACGTGAGCCGCGCCCGCCACCGCTCCCCGGAGCCGCGCCGGGCCTGA
- the dapF gene encoding diaminopimelate epimerase, giving the protein MTSTQTSPLPSLRFLKGHGTENDFVIVPDAENAFDLPPASVARLCDRRAGIGGDGLLHVVRSAAHPEARHMADEAEWFMDYRNADGSVAEMCGNGVRVFARYLEHAGHVTTGEVAIATRGGIKRVHLDKDGSVTVAMGRAVLPDAGVTVTVDGRSWPARNVNMGNPHAVAFVEDLDHAGNLFTEPPYAPAAVYPDGVNIEFVVDRGPRHVAMRVHERGAAETRSCGTGACAVAVATARRDGADPAESGTPVTYTVDVLGGTLVITEHPDGRIDMTGPAVIVAEGTVDPSWLG; this is encoded by the coding sequence GTGACCAGCACGCAGACCTCACCGCTCCCCTCCCTCAGGTTCCTCAAGGGCCACGGCACCGAGAACGACTTCGTGATCGTCCCGGACGCGGAGAACGCCTTCGACCTGCCGCCGGCCTCCGTCGCGCGCCTCTGCGACCGAAGGGCCGGCATCGGCGGCGACGGCCTGCTGCACGTCGTGCGCAGCGCCGCCCACCCCGAGGCCCGGCACATGGCCGACGAGGCCGAGTGGTTCATGGACTACCGCAACGCCGACGGCTCGGTCGCCGAGATGTGCGGGAACGGGGTCCGGGTCTTCGCCCGCTACCTGGAGCACGCCGGGCACGTCACCACGGGCGAGGTCGCCATCGCCACCCGCGGCGGGATCAAGCGCGTCCACCTCGACAAGGACGGCTCCGTCACCGTCGCCATGGGGCGCGCGGTCCTTCCCGACGCCGGTGTCACCGTCACCGTCGACGGCCGCAGCTGGCCCGCGCGGAACGTGAACATGGGCAACCCGCACGCGGTCGCCTTCGTCGAGGACCTCGACCACGCGGGCAACCTGTTCACCGAGCCGCCGTACGCGCCGGCCGCGGTCTACCCGGACGGTGTGAACATCGAGTTCGTCGTCGACCGCGGCCCCCGCCACGTCGCCATGCGGGTCCACGAGCGCGGCGCCGCCGAGACGCGCTCCTGCGGCACGGGCGCGTGTGCCGTGGCCGTCGCCACCGCCCGCCGGGACGGCGCCGACCCCGCCGAGAGCGGCACCCCCGTCACGTACACCGTCGACGTGCTCGGCGGGACGCTGGTCATCACCGAGCACCCCGACGGCCGGATCGACATGACGGGCCCCGCCGTGATCGTCGCCGAGGGCACCGTCGACCCGTCCTGGCTCGGTTGA
- the miaA gene encoding tRNA (adenosine(37)-N6)-dimethylallyltransferase MiaA, translated as MRSAAPAPRVIAVVGPTAAGKSDLGVFLAQQLGGEVVNADSMQLYRGMDIGTAKLTQEERGGVPHHLLDIWDVTEAASVAEYQRLARAEIDRLLAAGRTPVLVGGSGLYVRGAVDALEFPGTDPAVRARLEAELEERGSGVLHARLTEADPEAARAILPSNGRRIVRALEVIEITGKPFTANLPGPDSVYDTVQIGVDVARPELDERITTRVDRMWEAGLVEEVRTLEAQGLREGRTAARALGYQQVLAALAGECTEEEARAETVRATKRFARRQDSWFRRDPRVHWLSGAADHRGELPGQALSLVERAVTA; from the coding sequence GTGAGAAGCGCAGCTCCCGCCCCGCGGGTCATCGCCGTCGTCGGCCCCACGGCGGCCGGAAAGTCCGATCTGGGTGTATTCCTGGCCCAGCAGCTCGGGGGCGAGGTCGTCAACGCCGACTCGATGCAGCTCTACCGGGGGATGGACATCGGCACCGCCAAACTGACGCAGGAGGAGCGCGGTGGCGTTCCGCACCACCTCCTCGACATCTGGGACGTGACCGAGGCCGCCAGCGTCGCCGAGTACCAGCGCCTCGCCCGCGCCGAGATCGACCGACTGCTCGCCGCCGGCCGCACCCCCGTCCTCGTCGGCGGTTCCGGTCTGTACGTACGGGGGGCCGTCGACGCGCTCGAGTTCCCCGGCACCGACCCCGCCGTCCGGGCCCGGCTGGAGGCCGAACTGGAGGAGCGTGGCTCCGGCGTCCTGCACGCCCGGCTCACCGAAGCGGACCCCGAGGCGGCTCGTGCGATCCTGCCCAGCAACGGGCGCCGGATCGTCCGCGCCCTCGAAGTGATCGAGATCACCGGCAAGCCCTTCACCGCCAATCTGCCGGGCCCCGACTCGGTCTACGACACCGTCCAGATCGGCGTCGACGTGGCCCGCCCCGAGCTGGACGAGCGGATCACCACCCGCGTGGACCGGATGTGGGAGGCCGGCCTCGTCGAGGAGGTGCGCACCCTGGAGGCCCAGGGCCTGCGCGAGGGGCGCACCGCGGCCCGCGCCCTCGGCTACCAGCAGGTCCTCGCCGCGCTCGCCGGGGAGTGCACCGAGGAGGAGGCGCGCGCCGAGACCGTGCGGGCCACCAAGCGCTTCGCCCGCCGTCAGGACTCGTGGTTCCGCCGCGACCCGCGGGTCCACTGGCTCAGCGGAGCCGCAGATCACCGGGGGGAACTCCCGGGGCAGGCGCTGTCGTTGGTCGAACGAGCGGTTACAGCCTGA
- a CDS encoding antitoxin produces MGLLDSLKAKLAPAKDKVADLAQQHGGKIDHGIEKAAKLVDEKTKGKYSDKIHSGTDKAKGALDRMGHKDDGTSGSGGATPPPAA; encoded by the coding sequence ATGGGTCTCCTGGATTCGCTGAAGGCAAAGCTCGCCCCGGCCAAGGACAAGGTGGCCGACCTCGCGCAGCAGCACGGGGGCAAGATCGACCACGGCATCGAGAAGGCCGCGAAGCTGGTCGACGAGAAGACCAAGGGCAAGTACAGCGACAAGATCCATTCCGGTACGGACAAGGCCAAGGGCGCACTGGACCGGATGGGTCACAAGGACGACGGCACCTCCGGCAGCGGCGGCGCGACCCCGCCGCCGGCCGCCTGA
- a CDS encoding class III extradiol dioxygenase subunit B-like domain-containing protein, whose product MLVAAAVCPCPPLLVPEVATGAAPELDAARAACTDAVGLLAAARPDLLYVVGPADEGAHGVFPAGSTGSFAGFGVDLAVRLGGSATPGDPAGHGDSVPSAEGSVADRPLPASLAVGAWLLGRAGWADAPIEGLGVDPSATPDVCAGIGRGLADSADRVVLLVLGDGSACRTVKAPGYLDERAAGFDAEAARALGTADAAALLALEPELAYELKAAGRAPWQVLAGAAEGAGLDGRLLFEDAPYGVGYFVAAWS is encoded by the coding sequence ATGCTTGTCGCCGCAGCCGTCTGCCCCTGCCCGCCGCTCCTCGTGCCCGAGGTCGCGACCGGTGCCGCCCCCGAACTGGATGCCGCGCGGGCGGCCTGTACGGACGCCGTCGGGCTGCTCGCCGCCGCGCGCCCCGACCTGCTGTACGTCGTCGGTCCCGCCGACGAGGGCGCCCACGGCGTCTTCCCGGCCGGCTCGACGGGCTCCTTCGCGGGCTTCGGCGTCGACCTCGCCGTACGGCTGGGAGGCTCCGCGACGCCGGGAGACCCCGCCGGGCACGGGGACTCCGTACCGTCGGCCGAGGGGTCGGTCGCCGACCGGCCCCTGCCCGCCTCCCTCGCCGTCGGAGCCTGGCTCCTCGGCCGGGCGGGCTGGGCAGACGCGCCGATCGAGGGCCTGGGCGTCGACCCGTCGGCCACACCCGACGTCTGCGCCGGGATCGGTCGCGGGCTCGCCGACTCGGCCGATCGGGTCGTTCTCCTGGTGCTGGGCGACGGCAGCGCCTGCCGGACGGTGAAGGCCCCCGGCTATCTCGACGAGCGGGCCGCCGGCTTCGACGCCGAGGCCGCCCGCGCGCTGGGCACCGCCGACGCCGCCGCGCTGCTCGCCCTGGAACCGGAGCTCGCATACGAGTTGAAGGCGGCCGGACGCGCCCCCTGGCAGGTCCTCGCGGGCGCCGCCGAGGGCGCGGGCCTCGACGGCCGGCTGCTCTTCGAGGACGCCCCGTACGGCGTGGGGTACTTCGTGGCCGCCTGGTCCTGA
- the miaB gene encoding tRNA (N6-isopentenyl adenosine(37)-C2)-methylthiotransferase MiaB, with product MTSSSDRSTAVSVDGTKTYEIRTYGCQMNVHDSERLSGLLEEAGYVKAPKGSDGDADVVVFNTCAVRENADNKLYGNLGRLAPMKTTRPGMQIAVGGCLAQKDRDTIVSKAPWVDVVFGTHNIGKLPVLLERARVQEEAQIEIAESLEAFPSTLPTRRESAYAAWVSISVGCNNTCTFCIVPALRGKEEDRRPGDILAEIEALVAEGVSEITLLGQNVNAYGSDLGDREAFSKLLRACGQIDGLERVRFTSPHPRDFTDDVIAAMAETPNVMPQLHMPMQSGSDSILRAMRRSYRQERFLGIIEKVRAAIPHAAISTDIIVGFPGETEEDFEQTMHAVREARFANAFTFQYSKRPGTPAADMDDQIPKAVVQERYMRLVALQEEISWAENKKQVGRTLEVMVAEGEGRKDGATDRLSGRAPDNRLVHFTKPDEDVRPGDVVTVEITYAAPHHLLAEGPVASVRRTRAGDAWEKRTTAAAAKPAGVLLGLPKIGVPEPLPAAEVPACGSH from the coding sequence ATGACGAGCAGCAGCGACCGGAGCACCGCAGTGAGCGTTGACGGCACCAAGACCTATGAGATCCGCACCTACGGGTGCCAGATGAACGTCCACGACTCCGAGCGGCTCTCCGGTCTGCTGGAAGAGGCGGGTTACGTCAAGGCCCCCAAGGGCTCCGACGGAGACGCCGACGTCGTCGTCTTCAACACCTGCGCGGTCCGCGAGAACGCCGACAACAAGCTGTACGGCAACCTCGGCCGGCTCGCCCCCATGAAGACCACGCGCCCCGGCATGCAGATCGCCGTCGGCGGCTGTCTCGCCCAGAAGGACCGCGACACCATCGTCTCCAAGGCCCCCTGGGTCGACGTGGTCTTCGGCACGCACAACATCGGCAAGCTGCCCGTCCTCCTGGAGCGCGCCCGCGTGCAGGAGGAGGCGCAGATCGAGATCGCCGAGTCCCTCGAGGCGTTCCCCTCGACCCTGCCGACGCGCCGCGAGTCCGCGTACGCCGCCTGGGTCTCGATCTCCGTCGGCTGCAACAACACCTGCACCTTCTGCATCGTCCCCGCCCTGCGCGGCAAGGAGGAGGACCGCCGCCCCGGCGACATCCTCGCCGAGATCGAGGCACTGGTCGCCGAGGGCGTCTCCGAGATCACCCTGCTCGGCCAGAACGTGAACGCGTACGGCTCCGACCTCGGCGACCGTGAGGCCTTCTCCAAGCTGCTGCGCGCCTGCGGACAGATCGACGGCCTGGAGCGGGTCCGCTTCACCTCCCCGCACCCCCGCGACTTCACCGACGACGTGATCGCGGCGATGGCCGAGACGCCGAACGTCATGCCGCAGCTGCACATGCCGATGCAGTCCGGCTCGGACTCGATCCTCCGGGCGATGCGTCGTTCCTACCGGCAGGAGCGTTTCCTCGGCATCATCGAGAAGGTCCGCGCGGCCATCCCGCACGCCGCCATCTCCACCGACATCATCGTGGGCTTCCCCGGCGAGACCGAGGAGGACTTCGAGCAGACCATGCACGCCGTCCGCGAGGCCCGCTTCGCGAACGCCTTCACCTTCCAGTACTCCAAGCGCCCCGGGACCCCGGCGGCCGACATGGACGACCAGATCCCCAAGGCGGTCGTGCAGGAGCGCTACATGCGGCTCGTCGCCCTCCAGGAGGAGATCTCCTGGGCGGAGAACAAGAAGCAGGTCGGCCGCACCCTGGAGGTCATGGTCGCCGAGGGCGAGGGCCGCAAGGACGGCGCCACGGACCGCCTCTCGGGCCGCGCCCCCGACAACCGTCTCGTCCACTTCACGAAGCCGGACGAGGACGTCCGCCCCGGCGACGTCGTGACCGTCGAGATCACGTACGCCGCCCCGCACCACCTGCTCGCCGAGGGCCCCGTCGCGTCGGTGCGCCGCACCCGCGCCGGTGACGCCTGGGAGAAGCGCACCACCGCGGCCGCCGCGAAGCCGGCGGGCGTGCTGCTCGGGCTGCCGAAGATCGGGGTCCCGGAGCCGCTCCCGGCGGCCGAGGTCCCGGCCTGCGGGAGCCACTGA
- a CDS encoding DedA family protein yields the protein MNLTTTVIAQQSQQPADGVAGWAAGLVDTMGGPGAGLAIALENLFPPLPSEVILPLTGFAAGQGVLSLASALFWTTLGSVVGAVALYWIGVLFGRDRVHAIWRKLPLVKSSDLVRTEEWFAKHGTKAVFLGRMVPIFRSLVSVPAGVERMPMPLFIMLTTLGSLVWNSVLVMAGYWLGDRWDVVETYVGVLSKAVLVGVVIAVVAYVAVRLRGRGQAAQHRRAS from the coding sequence ATGAACCTCACGACGACGGTGATCGCCCAGCAGTCCCAGCAGCCCGCCGACGGCGTCGCCGGCTGGGCCGCCGGCCTCGTCGACACCATGGGCGGCCCGGGCGCCGGTCTCGCCATCGCCCTGGAGAACCTCTTCCCGCCGCTGCCGAGCGAGGTCATCCTGCCGCTGACCGGCTTCGCCGCCGGGCAGGGCGTGCTGAGCCTGGCCTCGGCGCTGTTCTGGACGACGCTCGGCTCGGTGGTCGGCGCGGTGGCGCTCTACTGGATCGGGGTGCTCTTCGGCCGGGACCGGGTGCACGCGATCTGGCGGAAGCTGCCCCTGGTGAAGTCCTCGGACCTGGTCCGTACCGAGGAGTGGTTCGCCAAGCACGGCACCAAGGCCGTCTTCCTCGGCAGGATGGTGCCGATCTTCCGGAGCCTCGTCTCGGTGCCCGCCGGTGTCGAGCGGATGCCGATGCCGCTGTTCATCATGCTCACCACACTCGGCAGCCTCGTCTGGAACAGCGTCCTCGTGATGGCCGGCTACTGGCTGGGCGACCGGTGGGACGTCGTGGAGACCTACGTCGGTGTCCTGTCGAAGGCCGTCCTGGTGGGTGTCGTCATCGCCGTCGTGGCCTACGTCGCGGTCCGGCTGCGCGGTCGCGGCCAGGCCGCCCAGCACCGGCGCGCCTCGTGA
- a CDS encoding sensor histidine kinase — MHGDGDSGDSADTGNGGGVHGTVTRTTTPYWPRRGLGTLLGCATALIGALYFLVVGAALGPFLLWPRTRSSAREILMAGARRLVTVERARRSAFFADLFPEHYKASDQKMLRYLAIRSYTGLLCAVVIGLLVFGAVLAGLLAHGAVRGTLGWDELLTQVLLGGVLLFLDVQGLYSLAALDARSARECFGPSERELLQRRIDELATSRAAVVEAVDAERRRIERDLHDGVQQRLVALAMLIGRARRGRDPEQAAALLLQAHQESQGVLTELREVAWRVYPSALDSLGLEEAIGGVAERCDIPLRTRFEVGAPLPRPVETAAYFVVSESVTNAAKHSSASAISVAVALEGAQLTVRVEDDGAGGASETGSGLTGLRSRVAALDGVLHIHSPLGGPTTVTAELPCA, encoded by the coding sequence GTGCACGGGGACGGGGATTCAGGGGATTCAGCAGACACCGGGAACGGCGGGGGCGTACACGGGACCGTCACCCGCACCACCACCCCGTACTGGCCCCGGCGCGGACTGGGGACCCTCCTCGGCTGTGCGACCGCTCTGATCGGCGCCCTCTACTTCCTCGTCGTCGGCGCGGCCCTCGGCCCGTTCCTGCTCTGGCCGCGCACCCGGTCCAGCGCTCGGGAGATCCTGATGGCCGGCGCCCGGCGCCTGGTCACCGTCGAACGGGCCCGGCGCTCCGCCTTCTTCGCCGATCTCTTCCCCGAGCACTACAAGGCCTCGGACCAGAAGATGCTGCGCTATCTCGCGATCCGCAGCTACACGGGTCTGCTCTGCGCGGTGGTGATCGGGCTGCTCGTGTTCGGCGCCGTCCTGGCCGGGCTCCTCGCCCACGGCGCTGTCCGGGGCACCCTCGGCTGGGACGAGCTGCTCACCCAGGTCCTGCTCGGCGGCGTGCTGCTCTTCCTCGACGTCCAGGGCCTGTACTCGCTGGCCGCGCTCGACGCCCGTTCCGCCCGGGAGTGCTTCGGGCCTTCCGAGCGGGAACTGCTCCAGCGCCGCATCGACGAACTCGCCACCAGCCGGGCCGCGGTCGTCGAGGCCGTGGACGCCGAGCGGCGGCGCATCGAGCGCGATCTGCACGACGGTGTCCAGCAGCGCCTGGTGGCGCTCGCCATGCTGATCGGCCGGGCGCGCCGGGGCCGCGACCCCGAGCAGGCCGCCGCGCTGCTGCTCCAGGCACACCAGGAGTCCCAGGGCGTCCTGACCGAACTGCGCGAGGTGGCCTGGCGGGTGTACCCGTCCGCGCTCGACAGCCTCGGGCTCGAAGAGGCGATCGGCGGCGTCGCCGAGCGGTGCGACATTCCGCTGCGGACCCGTTTCGAGGTCGGCGCCCCGCTGCCCCGGCCGGTCGAGACGGCCGCCTACTTCGTGGTGTCGGAGTCCGTGACCAACGCGGCCAAGCATTCCTCGGCCTCGGCGATCTCGGTCGCGGTGGCGCTCGAAGGGGCGCAGCTCACCGTACGGGTCGAGGACGACGGCGCGGGTGGCGCGAGCGAGACCGGCAGCGGGCTGACCGGACTGCGCAGCCGGGTGGCCGCGCTCGACGGCGTGCTGCACATTCACAGCCCCCTCGGGGGACCGACCACCGTCACCGCGGAGCTGCCATGCGCGTAA
- a CDS encoding response regulator transcription factor, which translates to MRVILAEDSTLLREGLVRLLVEEGHEVLAALGDAVTLLKEVEERRPDIVVVDIRMPPTHTDEGLRAAVEIRERWPEVSVLVLSQHIERNYAAKLLAANAERVGYLLKDRVAQVEEFLDALERIHAGGAAIDPEVVRQLVIRTTHGDPLARLTPRERTVLEALAEGHTNAAIAQKLHISLSSVEKNLNTVFDKLELTHTTGYSRRILAVLRYLES; encoded by the coding sequence ATGCGCGTAATCCTGGCCGAGGACTCGACCCTGCTGCGAGAAGGCCTGGTCAGGCTGCTCGTCGAGGAGGGCCACGAGGTCCTGGCGGCGCTGGGTGACGCGGTGACGCTGCTCAAGGAGGTCGAGGAGCGGCGGCCGGACATCGTCGTCGTCGACATCCGGATGCCTCCGACCCATACGGACGAGGGGCTGCGGGCGGCCGTCGAGATCCGGGAGCGCTGGCCCGAGGTGAGTGTTCTCGTCCTTTCGCAGCACATCGAGCGGAATTACGCGGCCAAGCTCCTCGCGGCCAATGCCGAGCGGGTCGGCTATCTCCTCAAGGACCGGGTGGCGCAGGTCGAGGAGTTCCTCGACGCGCTCGAACGGATCCACGCCGGCGGTGCGGCGATCGACCCGGAGGTCGTACGGCAGTTGGTCATCCGGACCACGCACGGGGACCCGCTGGCGCGGCTGACGCCCCGGGAGCGGACGGTCCTGGAGGCGCTCGCGGAGGGGCACACGAACGCGGCCATCGCGCAGAAATTGCACATCTCGCTGAGTTCGGTGGAGAAGAACCTCAACACCGTCTTCGACAAGCTGGAACTCACGCATACGACCGGCTACAGCCGACGGATCCTGGCGGTGCTCCGCTATCTGGAGTCCTAG
- a CDS encoding SRPBCC family protein — MSMLVNLGAFGWRRFAMTHDGGLRLHLRRVLRAPRSVIFRALTEPQELAKWWGPDGFTIPRVESDLRPGGRYRIAMQPPEGDLFYLVGEFVEVDPLERLSYTFRWEDPDPEDRETVVTLSLRDIGGARAELVISQGDFATERRQALHEEGWTQSLDKLEELVSSA; from the coding sequence ATGAGCATGCTGGTCAATCTCGGCGCCTTCGGTTGGAGGAGGTTCGCGATGACACACGATGGCGGGCTGAGGCTGCATCTGCGGCGTGTCCTCCGCGCACCGCGCTCGGTCATATTCCGAGCATTGACCGAACCGCAGGAACTGGCCAAGTGGTGGGGCCCTGACGGGTTCACCATCCCACGTGTGGAAAGCGACCTTCGGCCAGGCGGTAGGTATCGGATCGCCATGCAGCCTCCGGAGGGCGATCTGTTCTACCTGGTGGGGGAATTCGTTGAGGTCGACCCTCTGGAACGCCTGTCCTACACCTTCCGATGGGAGGATCCCGATCCCGAGGATCGGGAGACGGTGGTGACGCTGTCGCTTCGCGATATCGGCGGTGCACGGGCCGAGTTGGTCATCAGCCAGGGTGACTTCGCCACCGAGAGGCGCCAAGCTCTTCACGAGGAGGGCTGGACTCAGAGTCTCGACAAGCTGGAGGAGCTGGTGTCGTCGGCCTGA